In Halalkalicoccus tibetensis, the genomic window GGCTGCGCGGCGACACCGTCGAGACGTTCCACCCCGAGACCGGGGTCGACAGAACCGAGGCGACGACCGAACTCGCGGGGATCGAAACCGATGATTGAGAACGACCACATCTTCCACCTGGCGATCCCGTCGCACGACCTCGAACGAGCCGAATCGTTCTACATCGACGGGCTGAACGCTGAAACGGGCCGCAAGTACGACGACCGGCTGACGATGGACTTCTACGGCGACCAGATCGTCTGCCACAAGACGAGCGAGGAGGAGATCGACGACGACGTGACGATGTACCCGCGCCACTTCGGCGTGACCGTCACCGACGAGTCGGACTTCGAGGCGATCCTGGACAACGCCCGGACCCACGACCTGCCGTTCTTCCAGGAGCCGATGATCCGCTTCGAGGGCGAGACCGACGAACACCGGACGTTCTTCCTCCAGGACCCCTCGAACAACCTGCTCGAGTTCAAGTGGTACAACGACCCGAGCCAGATGTACTGATGGAGGTCGAACGCTGCCCGCTTCCCGACGTCGAGTCGACCGTCGGGCCAGAGGACGCCGTCGTCGTCGTCGACGCGCTGCGCGCGAGCGCGACCGTCGCGACGCTGCTCGCGTGTGGCGCGAGCGGGGTGCGGCCGGTCGCGGACGGCAACGCGGCCGACGAGCCGCTCACGGCCGGCGAGCACCACGGCGAGCGCGTCGAGGGGTTCGACTTCGGCAACTCGCCGCTCGCGATCCGCGAGCGAAGCGAGGAGGTCGCGGGCCGCGACGTCGCGGTCCAGACGACGAACGGGACCAAGTGCGTGAACCGGGTCGACGGCGCGGGCCACGTGTTCATGGGCTCGACGGTCAACGAGTCGGCGCTGGCGCGGGCGGCCGTCGACCGGCTCCCCGAGGACACGCGAGTGTGGGTCGTCCCCGCCCGCCGGCGCGGCGAGTACGCCCCCGAGGACGACTACGCCGCGGCCCGGATCGAGCGCCGGTTCGCCGAGGAGCTCGGCCGCGAACCGCCCGAACTCGGCTTCGAGGCGGACCCCGAGGAGCTGTTCCTCGGGTCAGACACCGGCGAGTTCCTGATCGGGAAGGGGAGCCGGGACGACGTGGAACACTGTGCGAAACCGGACGTCTGCGGGGCGGTGCCGATGCTGCGCGACGGACTGTTCGTGGACGCGACGCGATCGACGGAGACGATACAGCCATGACCGACCGAAACGACACCACGACGGCGACGCATCGTTACCCGACCGACCGCACGGACCGCCCGGGGGCCGAACGATGACCGAGGTCACCGGGGCGGAGGCCGACGACGCCGACCCGGAGCCCGAGGGCAAGAGCGAGGACGAGGACGGCGACTACCTCGACGACATCGACGACGGGTCGGGCTGCACCGAGATCTGGGAGCAGCTCTCGGAGCGCCGCGAGAACGACGACTAGGCGCGAGCCGGAACCCGTTTGCCGACCGAGCGGGTAGGCCCGGTATGTTCACCGGGATCGTCGAGGCGACCGGCGAGGTCCTCGCGAGGACCGAGACCGACGACGGGCTCCGACTGCGGCTCGCCTGCCCGTTCGCGGGCGAGCTCGATGGCGGCCAGAGCGTGAGCGTCAACGGCGCCTGCCTGACCGTCGAGGAGCACAGTCAGGAGTGGTTCTCCGTCTTCCTCGCGAGCGAGACCGTCTCGCGGACCTACCTAGGCGAGCTCCGGGAGGACGAGCGGGTGAACCTCGAACGCGCGATGGCCGCCGACGGCCGGTTCGACGGCCACGTCGTCCAGGGTCACGTCGACGGCGTCGGCGAGGTCCGGGAGGTCGAGGAGGTCGGCGAGGACTGGCGCTTCGTTTTTTCGCTGCCCGACGACCTCACGAACTACGTCGTCGAGAAGGGCTCCATCACCGTGGACGGCATCAGCCTCACCGTCGCGGACCTCTCGGAGGGGGAGTTCTCGGTCGCGATCATCCCGACGACCTACGAGGAGACGACGCTGTCGGGAAAGGCGGTCGGCGACCCCGTTCACCTCGAAGCGGACGTGATCGCCAAATACGTCGAGCGGGTTAGCGCTCCGTATTGAGTCGAGAGAGGATCGTACGTTCCCTTTTCGGCCACTACATTGAAGAAGCGAGTCGAATAGATTCCATACATGGACCGGGAAACGAAATGGGGGATCGGGTTCGTCGTCATCGGGCTCGGGGCGCTAATACTACTGAGTCTCGACGAATCGTTGCTCTCGCCGCCCGGCAGCGATGCCGTGAACCCCCGCCGGACGGACCGGATCGGGGTCCTCGGTGCGCTTGCACTCACCGAACTGGGTGCGTATACGCTGGTGAGCAGTGACTGACCGGTCTCTTCCTTCGAATCCCCGGACCGCGTCGCGACTCCGCAAGCCGCTCACGGCGGTCGTGAGGGCGGCCAGCGTCAGGGATCGAACTCCGTGAGCTCGGGCGTCAGGTCGCCCTCGTCCCCCCTGACCCCGGCCGCGTCGTAGGCCCGGCGGTAGCCCGCGAGCTTCCGGTAGAGGAAGTACGCGACGATCGCGTCGTAGACGACGATGAAGCCGATCAGCGCGACGGCGGGCGTGATCCAGGTCGCCGCGCCGACGAGCGCGCCGGGGACGACCCCCGAGAGGGTGTTGTACAGCGCGTGGAAGACGGCGGCGATCAACAACCCCTTGACCACGATCGGACCGGCGTGTTCGCGGTTGAACTTCGCGAGACCCAGATAGAAGCCCGCGATCGCCGAGTAGAGCACGTGACCCGGCCCCGCGAGCGCGCGGACGGCGGCGGTGTCACCCGCCGCGCCGATCACTTCGGTGCCCGCGACGCCGGCTTCGAGCCCTTGAGTGATGTACAGCGCGTTCTCGATGGTCGCGAAGCCCAGCCCGGCGGCGGCGCCGTAGACCGCCCCGTCGATGACGGCGTCGAAGCGGACGTCGCGGTAGGCGTAGAGCCGTATCGCGAGCAGCTTGACGGTCTCCTCGACGGGGCCGACCACGAGGAAGAAAAAGAGCGAGAGCGCGACGAAGGTCGCGACCTCCGTGGCTCCGGGGGCGACCGCCTCGGTGACGGCGACGATCGCGCCGAACGGGAGCATCCCGATGGAGTTGATCACCGCGGCGAACATCGCGAAGAGGATCGAGAGCAGGAACGTCGCGACGAGCAGCGACAGGGGCTCCCCGGTGGTGATGTCGATATACCAGACGTAGGCCGCGATGGCGAAGGCGGGCACCACCGAGAGGAGCACGAGCACCCCGACGAAGGGGTCGGCGACCGCCCCGAGCCCCCCGAGGACGAGCTGTGCGAGCAGGAAGAGCGCGGCGAGCAGGACGATCAACGCCTTCGCGCCCGCGACGCCGGCGCGATAGAGCCACGCCGAGAAGGCATCGACCGCCGACCGCTTCTCCCAGGTCGCGATGTCGTAGAGGTCCCGCGAGTCGCGCGACTCGCGGTCGACCGGATCTCGCTGCATACCACCCCTATAGGGCCGCCCCCTCTAATCCTTTGGACCCGGCTGACGGCCGATCCGAGGGTGGAGCGGCGATCGACGACTAGTCAGACTCAACAGACCCGAAGCCCAAGCCCCGCGCATGCACTTCGACCAGCGGACCCAGCAGGCGCTTCGCGAGGCCGGGCTCGACCAGGACGCGATCATCGAGACCTCCGACCGCGTCGCCGAGCTCGTCGACGAGGACGCCGCCCAGTTGGAGGCGTTCTTCGACGAGCACGACATCGTCTACTCCGACATGGACCTCGCGCACGGCCGCGAGGAGTTCCCCGAGCACGCCGTCGAGTTCTGTGACCTGTTCACCCACGGCGCCGACATCCGGGGGTATCTGCGTTTCGACACCTGGGGCGTTCCCGTCGAGGGCGGGCGGGTGCTCGGCGAGGAGCTCGTCGAGCTCTCGCTGGGCCCGACCGTCGATTCCCGCGTGAAGTTCGCCGCCTCGCGCGACGCCCTATGAGGGTCGCGATCCGGGGGATCTACACGACGGCGCTCACCCGGCTGTTCGCGGAGGCGGGCCACGAGGTCGTCCAGGCGACCGACCCGATCCGCGAGCGATTCGACCCCGAGTTCGGGGACGGCCCCGCCGACCTCTCCTGTACGACGAGCCGCGACCGCCAGGGCGTCTCGCTGTCGGGCGACCCGGACGCGGTCGCGGAGGCGAACGAACTGCTCGGGGTCGGGCGGGACACCTTCCGGTTGGACGACCCGACCCCGCTCGGCTCGGTCCACGAGGGTCGCGTCGAGGGGACGCGCAGCGGCGGGGCGGTCGTCTCGCTGTCGGAGGGCAGGGGCTACCTGCCGTTCGACGACGCCGACGGCTACGTCGACGAGGGCGATTCCCTCCGGGTGCAGGTCGCCGAACCCGCCGCCCCCTGGAGCGACGACGATCCACGGCTCTCGACGGCGATCCGCGCGCGAACCCCCGGCGGGCTGGCGGCGCTGCGCGAGGGCGGGTCGGGGATCGACGCGCCCGACGAGGAGACGGCGGGGCTGGTCGACCTCCTCTCGGTCGAGACCCCCGAGGAGTGGGGGGTCTCGCTGGGCAGGCGGGCGCGTGAGGCGAGCCTCGCGGACCTCGAAGCGGGCCTCTCGCGGGCGGCGGAGCTCGCCGAGGAGTTCGAGGGAGGCGACACTGTCGAACCCTACGCGACCGCGTGGTGCTGGTTCGGCCGCGAGAGCCGGTTCTCGCTCGATGCCGAGCGCCGCGCGGTCACGACGACGATGGCGGGCCACCACCGGATCAAGGCCGGCTCGAGCCGCGCGAGCGACGCGGTGGACTTCGCGGAGGCGCTCTGCGAGCCCAAGGAGTTCCCGTTCGAGGCCGTCGCGGGCCAGTTCGGGCCCGAGGAGGGCGACGCGCTCGCGATCGAGCACGGCAAGCCCTCCGGGAAGGTGATCACGCTGGGCCGGGGCGAGGTGATCGAGTACGACCCCGAGGGCTCGATCACCCTGCGCCGCGAGATGACCGCGGGCGGGAGCTACGACGCGCTGGGAACCCCCCGCGAGTCGGGCGACGTCGCGATCACCACGCTGAAGGAGGGGCGCTGGTGGTATCCGACGGTCTATCGGGACGACGAAGGGGCAACGAAGGGCACGTACGTCAACGTCTGTACGCCCGTCGAGCTGTTCCCCGAAAGCGCCCGGTACGTCGACCTCTATGTCGACGTGATCAAGGGGAGAGACGGGACCGTCGAACGGGTCGACGGCGAGGAACTGAGCGAGGCGGTCGCTGCCGGGCTCGTGAGCGAGGAGCTCGCGGGAAAGGCCCGGAGCGTCGCGGCGGCGATCGAGCGCGCGCTGGGGTAGATCCGAACGATCAGGCGTCGGGGACGTCCGCGTCGGGGTCGTCCTCGACGTCGCGCTTCATCGACTCGCGGCGGGATTTGGCGTCCCTTCCCGTCGCCTCGAGCAGGAAGCTGTTCTTGGCGTCGACCGCGTCGGCGGCGGCGTCGGCGTTGCCCTCGGCGATGACCTCCTCGGCGGGGCGTTCCTCGAAGTGGACGCCGAGCTTGTCCTTCTTGCCGCTGTAGACGACCGTGCCGGCGACGATCCGCTCGAAGACCGGGTTGTCCGGCTCGTCGACCACATAGAGGTCGCTGCCGTTGTGTTCCTCGGTGTCGGTGATCGGGCCGAAGTACTCCTCGATGGTCCCCTCCATGTCGGGAATCCGCTCCTCGAGGTGCTCGCCGCGTCGCATCTTGTACTCGCGCATTGGGACCCGTTCGACAGCGCCGGATTTACGGGTTTCGTCTCAGCGCTCGCCCTCGGCGAGGTAGCCCTTGTGACACTCCGGGCAGATGTCGCCCGCCCGCAGCGAGTCGCGCGCCTCGAGCCCCCGGGTCCCGCAGTTCGGACAGTACAGCGCCGCCGTGGCTTCGGACCCGGTCGGCCGGTCCGGCGCGGAGCTCGGGCCCGCGCTGACGAAGGTGGACTCCCCGTCGCCGGCGTCCTCCCCCTTCATGATCTCCGCGCCCTGGTTGGCCTGCGGGGTGAGCCCGCCGCCGAACTCGAGGTCCGTCCTGCCGTCGGGGGCCTCCGCGTCGAACCCCTCGTCCTCGCCCTCGACGCTCGGCCAGCCGGCCGAGGGCTCCTCGTGATCGCCCACGTCGGGCCACGCCCCCGGCTCGCGGTCCTCGCCTCCCTCGTCGTCCATGACCTCCGCGTCCTCGCTTGCGGGGTCGGGGTTGGTCCCGATCCCGGCTCCGCTCCCGTCGCGGGCCTCATGCTGGTGGTCGGCGGTCGAGGGAGCGTTCGTCGCCCGGGGGCGGGTGTCCTCGTCGGACCGGGTCCGACCGTCGTCGCCGGACGGGACCC contains:
- a CDS encoding VOC family protein, which gives rise to MIENDHIFHLAIPSHDLERAESFYIDGLNAETGRKYDDRLTMDFYGDQIVCHKTSEEEIDDDVTMYPRHFGVTVTDESDFEAILDNARTHDLPFFQEPMIRFEGETDEHRTFFLQDPSNNLLEFKWYNDPSQMY
- a CDS encoding 2-phosphosulfolactate phosphatase, translated to MEVERCPLPDVESTVGPEDAVVVVDALRASATVATLLACGASGVRPVADGNAADEPLTAGEHHGERVEGFDFGNSPLAIRERSEEVAGRDVAVQTTNGTKCVNRVDGAGHVFMGSTVNESALARAAVDRLPEDTRVWVVPARRRGEYAPEDDYAAARIERRFAEELGREPPELGFEADPEELFLGSDTGEFLIGKGSRDDVEHCAKPDVCGAVPMLRDGLFVDATRSTETIQP
- a CDS encoding riboflavin synthase, translating into MFTGIVEATGEVLARTETDDGLRLRLACPFAGELDGGQSVSVNGACLTVEEHSQEWFSVFLASETVSRTYLGELREDERVNLERAMAADGRFDGHVVQGHVDGVGEVREVEEVGEDWRFVFSLPDDLTNYVVEKGSITVDGISLTVADLSEGEFSVAIIPTTYEETTLSGKAVGDPVHLEADVIAKYVERVSAPY
- a CDS encoding PrsW family intramembrane metalloprotease codes for the protein MQRDPVDRESRDSRDLYDIATWEKRSAVDAFSAWLYRAGVAGAKALIVLLAALFLLAQLVLGGLGAVADPFVGVLVLLSVVPAFAIAAYVWYIDITTGEPLSLLVATFLLSILFAMFAAVINSIGMLPFGAIVAVTEAVAPGATEVATFVALSLFFFLVVGPVEETVKLLAIRLYAYRDVRFDAVIDGAVYGAAAGLGFATIENALYITQGLEAGVAGTEVIGAAGDTAAVRALAGPGHVLYSAIAGFYLGLAKFNREHAGPIVVKGLLIAAVFHALYNTLSGVVPGALVGAATWITPAVALIGFIVVYDAIVAYFLYRKLAGYRRAYDAAGVRGDEGDLTPELTEFDP
- a CDS encoding DUF5611 family protein — protein: MREYKMRRGEHLEERIPDMEGTIEEYFGPITDTEEHNGSDLYVVDEPDNPVFERIVAGTVVYSGKKDKLGVHFEERPAEEVIAEGNADAAADAVDAKNSFLLEATGRDAKSRRESMKRDVEDDPDADVPDA
- a CDS encoding DUF402 domain-containing protein is translated as MRVAIRGIYTTALTRLFAEAGHEVVQATDPIRERFDPEFGDGPADLSCTTSRDRQGVSLSGDPDAVAEANELLGVGRDTFRLDDPTPLGSVHEGRVEGTRSGGAVVSLSEGRGYLPFDDADGYVDEGDSLRVQVAEPAAPWSDDDPRLSTAIRARTPGGLAALREGGSGIDAPDEETAGLVDLLSVETPEEWGVSLGRRAREASLADLEAGLSRAAELAEEFEGGDTVEPYATAWCWFGRESRFSLDAERRAVTTTMAGHHRIKAGSSRASDAVDFAEALCEPKEFPFEAVAGQFGPEEGDALAIEHGKPSGKVITLGRGEVIEYDPEGSITLRREMTAGGSYDALGTPRESGDVAITTLKEGRWWYPTVYRDDEGATKGTYVNVCTPVELFPESARYVDLYVDVIKGRDGTVERVDGEELSEAVAAGLVSEELAGKARSVAAAIERALG